The following proteins come from a genomic window of Methanosarcina sp. MTP4:
- a CDS encoding AI-2E family transporter, producing MNATTSSTPAKVLIYSTAAVLLTLGMEAISNILVPIFFAIFAFLIFSPLVHWLIKKGVSGKVSVLLVILFFIIVFVGTVILFLSSLVQLSDQIPDYENQFDSTLDSISAYLPTVGVSLESILRNVATFAFSVSGEIISGALNAGSTIVLIFVTTTFLLLDSASAPKKVQKEVEGEPVQLSKFTQLSSSVVNYMVLRTETNLLGGIGTAILLLIGGIDFAILWGLLTFIFGYIPYLGFYLAAVPPMLLALFKYGPIGAVAVLAGISIINMLVENVLFPSLAGKGLKLSPTIVFLSLFYWSFILGAAGALIAVPLTMVVKMVLESSEETRVMAKMMESSGDRDQEEEKAEENEGEN from the coding sequence ATGAATGCAACTACTAGTTCAACGCCAGCCAAAGTTCTAATTTACAGCACTGCTGCAGTTCTCCTTACACTAGGTATGGAAGCGATTTCAAATATACTTGTACCGATTTTTTTTGCTATTTTTGCCTTTCTAATCTTTTCCCCTCTGGTTCACTGGCTCATTAAGAAAGGGGTTTCGGGAAAAGTTAGCGTTCTTCTGGTAATCCTTTTTTTCATAATTGTTTTTGTTGGAACCGTGATTCTTTTCTTAAGCTCTTTAGTCCAGCTTAGTGACCAGATTCCAGACTATGAAAATCAGTTTGATAGCACTCTGGACAGTATTTCAGCATATTTGCCTACAGTTGGAGTTTCCTTGGAATCGATCCTGCGCAATGTTGCAACATTTGCTTTCAGCGTGTCAGGGGAAATTATTTCAGGAGCCTTAAATGCCGGATCAACAATTGTGCTCATTTTTGTCACGACAACATTTTTACTCCTGGATTCTGCAAGTGCGCCAAAAAAGGTGCAAAAAGAAGTTGAAGGTGAACCGGTACAGCTTTCGAAGTTTACCCAATTAAGCAGCAGCGTCGTAAATTACATGGTCCTGAGGACTGAGACCAACCTGCTTGGGGGAATCGGAACTGCCATACTGCTCCTTATAGGAGGCATAGATTTTGCTATTCTCTGGGGACTCCTGACATTCATATTCGGTTATATCCCTTACCTGGGCTTTTATCTTGCCGCTGTTCCACCTATGCTCCTTGCCCTGTTCAAGTATGGGCCTATAGGGGCAGTAGCTGTCCTTGCCGGAATCAGCATTATCAATATGCTCGTGGAAAATGTTCTTTTCCCGTCTCTTGCAGGAAAAGGCCTTAAATTGTCTCCGACGATTGTATTTCTTTCCCTGTTTTACTGGTCCTTCATACTGGGAGCTGCAGGTGCACTGATTGCCGTCCCCCTCACAATGGTTGTAAAGATGGTCCTGGAAAGTTCCGAGGAGACACGCGTGATGGCTAAAATGATGGAATCAAGCGGGGATAGAGATCAGGAAGAGGAAAAGGCTGAGGAAAACGAAGGCGAAAATTAA
- a CDS encoding sodium:proton antiporter, producing MTQKRDEVKVTGVTECMRISMTSEATSFVIAFATLLFVFSLVSRKISGTVVTAPMIFVAAGLLLSPEGLDLVELSAGSSFVLLVAEVALVLTLFADASRIELRALGQKGGLQNRLLFLGLPLVIFTGTASAAVIFTDLTLPEAALLGAILAPTDAGLGQTIVNNPKLPIRARQGLNIESGLNDGGAIPFFIFFLVLASGEELNQPIGTLLSLALEQIGFGAFVGIALGLLGGWLSGRASRAGWTSELYHRIEFLALAITSWLVADGIGGSGFVAAFLAGMASGAMGRRVEEEEIIFTEAEGSILSLAVFFIFGVVTATRLSAIGFSEIVYAVLSLTAIRMVPVAISLIGTKLHRETVLFLGWFGPRGLASVVLLLIAIEEAEGIQGLETISLVVTTTVLLSVFAHGISANPASEWYSRRVAALPEDAPELGEVKELPARPEFNAPENPQGNSREKTQ from the coding sequence GTGACTCAAAAACGCGATGAAGTAAAAGTGACAGGCGTCACCGAATGCATGAGGATTTCCATGACATCAGAAGCCACAAGTTTTGTCATTGCCTTTGCAACGCTACTCTTTGTCTTCAGCCTTGTCTCCCGAAAAATCTCGGGTACCGTGGTCACTGCCCCGATGATATTTGTGGCGGCCGGACTGCTGCTCAGCCCGGAAGGGCTCGACCTGGTCGAACTTTCGGCAGGCAGCAGTTTCGTCCTCCTTGTGGCTGAAGTGGCACTGGTACTCACGCTGTTTGCCGATGCTTCCAGGATCGAACTGAGGGCGCTTGGCCAGAAGGGGGGACTGCAAAACCGCCTCCTTTTCCTGGGACTGCCGCTTGTAATCTTTACCGGAACTGCATCTGCTGCGGTTATTTTTACGGACCTGACCCTTCCCGAAGCTGCGCTTCTTGGAGCCATCCTTGCCCCGACCGATGCCGGGCTGGGCCAGACGATCGTAAACAACCCGAAACTGCCTATCCGGGCCCGACAGGGCCTGAACATCGAAAGCGGACTAAATGACGGGGGGGCAATCCCGTTCTTCATCTTCTTCCTTGTGCTGGCTAGCGGAGAGGAACTTAACCAGCCAATAGGTACCCTTCTCTCCCTGGCACTTGAACAGATAGGGTTTGGAGCATTTGTGGGAATCGCCCTGGGTCTCCTTGGGGGATGGCTTTCCGGAAGGGCTTCCAGGGCAGGATGGACCTCAGAGCTTTATCACAGGATAGAGTTTCTGGCCCTGGCTATCACCTCCTGGCTTGTGGCTGATGGGATAGGAGGAAGCGGATTCGTGGCGGCTTTTTTAGCGGGTATGGCCAGCGGAGCCATGGGCAGAAGGGTCGAAGAGGAGGAAATCATCTTTACGGAAGCCGAAGGGAGCATCCTGAGCCTTGCGGTTTTCTTCATATTCGGGGTCGTTACCGCAACAAGGCTTTCGGCCATCGGCTTTTCTGAAATCGTTTATGCAGTGCTGAGCCTCACTGCCATCCGCATGGTCCCGGTGGCAATCTCCCTGATAGGTACGAAACTGCACCGTGAAACTGTCCTCTTCCTGGGCTGGTTCGGCCCGAGAGGCCTGGCATCAGTCGTCCTGCTGCTCATCGCCATAGAGGAGGCAGAAGGGATTCAGGGGCTTGAAACGATAAGCCTGGTCGTGACCACCACTGTCCTTTTAAGTGTCTTTGCCCACGGGATTTCTGCAAACCCTGCAAGCGAATGGTATTCAAGAAGAGTAGCTGCACTGCCGGAAGACGCGCCGGAACTGGGTGAGGTGAAGGAACTGCCCGCACGTCCGGAGTTTAATGCTCCCGAAAATCCACAGGGAAACTCCCGGGAGAAAACGCAGTAA
- a CDS encoding bile acid:sodium symporter family protein, whose amino-acid sequence MVETASFSSFLETIGVLATLIFVLTSMLGMGFSLTVPQIVAPLRNTKLVLLSLAANFILVPLLALGILFIFPLSEGLSIGLFLVGTAAGAPFLPKLAQVAKGDTAFSVGLMVLLMVVTIIYVPIVLPLLITGVTINPWEIARSLILLMLIPLAIALFIRARYEEVANGLLPLMNQATSLSLLVLFVAFFVVYISDLLGVIGTTAVIAAVLFLLVSFIIGYFLGGAARPIRSVLGLGTAQRNLSAALAIAALNFTDPDVMVMILVVSLAGLILLMFIGGELGKRAEAAAGTSPEQGKTPTEPER is encoded by the coding sequence ATGGTTGAAACCGCCTCTTTTTCGAGTTTCCTTGAGACTATAGGTGTCCTTGCCACACTGATCTTCGTGCTTACCAGCATGCTTGGTATGGGGTTCTCCCTTACAGTACCGCAGATAGTCGCCCCTCTGCGCAACACTAAGCTTGTACTCCTTTCGCTGGCAGCCAATTTCATACTTGTCCCGCTGCTTGCTCTCGGGATACTGTTTATCTTCCCGCTCTCCGAAGGGCTTTCAATCGGCCTTTTCCTTGTCGGCACTGCCGCAGGAGCTCCTTTCCTTCCGAAGCTCGCACAGGTGGCAAAGGGGGACACTGCGTTTTCAGTAGGGCTGATGGTGCTCCTGATGGTGGTGACGATTATTTACGTGCCCATAGTCCTGCCGCTCCTGATCACGGGGGTTACCATCAATCCGTGGGAAATAGCGAGATCCCTTATCCTGCTGATGCTCATTCCGCTTGCGATTGCCCTGTTTATCCGGGCCAGGTACGAGGAAGTGGCAAACGGGCTCCTGCCCCTGATGAACCAGGCTACCAGCCTTTCCCTGCTTGTCCTTTTCGTGGCTTTCTTTGTGGTCTACATCTCCGACCTCCTCGGCGTTATCGGGACCACTGCGGTTATTGCGGCGGTGCTCTTTCTGCTTGTTTCGTTTATCATCGGCTATTTCCTGGGAGGAGCAGCCCGGCCTATCAGGAGCGTGCTTGGCCTCGGGACCGCGCAGCGCAACCTATCGGCAGCCCTGGCAATTGCCGCGCTTAATTTCACGGACCCGGACGTAATGGTCATGATTCTGGTGGTGTCCCTGGCAGGCCTCATACTGCTGATGTTTATAGGAGGAGAACTTGGAAAACGTGCTGAAGCGGCGGCAGGAACCTCCCCGGAGCAGGGAAAAACTCCCACGGAACCTGAAAGGTGA
- a CDS encoding LURP-one-related/scramblase family protein → MRRMMGGLRGRGAESTQRYKMREKLISIGDDYWIENEHGEKAFYVDGKAIRVRDTLIIKDVQGNEKYKLKEKLLRVRDTMSIQDAGGGTVATVKKALITPLRDRWKVDLANGSEMKIHGNILNHEYKIDAGREKVAEVSKKWFRVRDTYGVEVSPGQDDALVLAITVAVDQMAHG, encoded by the coding sequence ATGCGAAGAATGATGGGCGGCCTCCGGGGCCGCGGAGCAGAAAGCACACAGCGCTACAAAATGCGCGAAAAACTCATTTCCATCGGGGATGACTACTGGATCGAAAACGAACACGGGGAGAAGGCATTCTATGTTGACGGCAAAGCTATCCGCGTCCGTGACACCCTGATCATCAAGGATGTGCAGGGAAACGAGAAGTACAAACTCAAGGAGAAGCTGCTCCGGGTCAGGGATACGATGAGCATCCAGGACGCAGGAGGCGGAACGGTAGCGACAGTCAAAAAAGCCCTGATCACGCCCCTTCGCGACCGCTGGAAAGTGGATTTGGCGAATGGGTCTGAAATGAAAATTCATGGCAACATCCTGAACCACGAGTACAAAATTGATGCAGGGAGAGAAAAAGTTGCAGAAGTCTCAAAAAAGTGGTTCCGGGTACGGGATACCTATGGAGTGGAGGTTTCTCCCGGACAGGATGACGCCCTGGTCCTGGCCATTACGGTTGCAGTCGACCAGATGGCTCACGGATGA
- a CDS encoding acylphosphatase: MRAEIYVSGRVQHVGFRWFARNSAERLGVKCNPMNLRDGRVFVIAEGHRAAIELLIKDLWEGPTFARVDNVYHTFMEPTGNMDESSFQP; encoded by the coding sequence ATGCGTGCGGAAATCTATGTTTCAGGAAGGGTTCAGCATGTGGGTTTTCGCTGGTTTGCGAGAAATTCTGCAGAACGCCTGGGTGTAAAGTGCAATCCCATGAACCTCAGGGATGGAAGGGTTTTCGTAATTGCCGAGGGGCATCGTGCAGCCATTGAGCTCCTGATAAAAGATTTGTGGGAGGGGCCCACGTTCGCCCGTGTAGATAATGTTTATCATACTTTTATGGAGCCCACAGGCAATATGGACGAGTCTTCGTTTCAGCCTTGA
- a CDS encoding cation diffusion facilitator family transporter, with protein MEVIRNMDQDERFEQAVRVTGAGLFVNLGLTIFKLFAGVLGNSAAMLADGVHSLSDFLTDLVVILGFEIARKPVDRTHNYGHGKVETLSASLVGLMLFVVAGQTFLYGLRKSLLVINGETLQQPALIALYAAILSILSKELMYHYTIRHARKINSMALTANAWHHRSDALSSVCTMIGVGAAIFLGGRWTVLDPLMAVFLSLFIFKVALKISCSSVNELIEASLDEKTNAEVREIILNTEGVRALSNMKTRKIGSNIAVDVHIKVDSGLNVGEADRIALHVEHSLKKTFGPYTYVLVKAEPDIPEPPIHPGKTGVCLRKEAETRPEEWGSEERNPDENR; from the coding sequence GACCAGGATGAGCGTTTCGAACAGGCAGTACGGGTAACGGGCGCAGGGCTATTCGTGAACCTGGGGCTAACTATTTTTAAGCTGTTTGCAGGAGTCCTGGGAAACAGCGCGGCGATGCTTGCGGACGGTGTCCATTCCCTTTCCGATTTCCTGACCGACCTGGTGGTGATCCTGGGCTTCGAGATTGCCAGGAAGCCTGTGGACAGGACCCATAACTACGGGCACGGGAAGGTCGAGACCCTCTCTGCAAGCCTCGTCGGGCTAATGCTTTTCGTAGTCGCAGGGCAAACTTTTCTCTACGGGCTCCGGAAAAGCCTGCTTGTCATAAATGGGGAGACCCTCCAGCAGCCAGCCCTGATAGCACTGTATGCCGCTATTCTTTCCATCCTCTCCAAAGAACTGATGTACCATTACACAATCCGCCATGCAAGGAAAATCAACAGTATGGCCCTGACCGCAAACGCCTGGCACCACCGCTCGGACGCCCTCTCTTCGGTCTGTACCATGATAGGAGTCGGAGCCGCTATTTTCCTTGGCGGCAGGTGGACGGTCCTCGACCCTTTGATGGCGGTTTTCCTGAGCCTCTTCATTTTCAAAGTTGCCCTGAAGATTTCCTGCAGCAGCGTAAACGAACTTATCGAAGCCTCCCTTGACGAAAAGACAAACGCGGAGGTCCGGGAAATCATCCTGAACACCGAAGGTGTCCGGGCTCTTTCGAACATGAAAACCCGGAAGATAGGGAGCAACATTGCCGTGGACGTCCACATAAAGGTGGACAGCGGCCTGAACGTCGGCGAAGCGGACAGGATTGCCCTCCACGTCGAACACTCCCTGAAAAAAACCTTTGGTCCCTACACCTACGTCCTTGTAAAAGCCGAACCCGATATCCCCGAGCCTCCCATCCACCCCGGAAAAACCGGCGTATGCCTGAGAAAAGAAGCGGAAACCAGGCCTGAAGAGTGGGGGTCAGAAGAAAGGAACCCGGATGAAAACAGGTAA